In a single window of the Raphanus sativus cultivar WK10039 chromosome 9, ASM80110v3, whole genome shotgun sequence genome:
- the LOC108825903 gene encoding uncharacterized protein LOC108825903 isoform X2: MFNTRTLQILTISNRFLDATIKKANEATSTAGLVEVIKLSFPLYIIQKGMSIPSITFQEKHHLLAMFVHLMIPKVASTLVFNVILLSIEDVSTCHTSYEYLVTTTVFLLPVLFLSEILGFAEFVAERWMKTMDHILAQRIAPMQCTLTVLLCSMYGLVKNSRAKQSWKMTILSRRLRRWMMGLYDILGMRTIA; the protein is encoded by the exons ATGTTCAATACGAGAACACTTCAAATTCTCACCATCTCCAACCGGTTCTTGGATGCAACAATAAAGAAGGCGAACGAAGCGACCAGTACTGCTGGGCTTGTAGAAGTTATAAAATTG AGTTTTCCACTATACATAATCCAGAAAGGCATGAGCATACCCTCCATTACTTTCCAAGAAAAGCACCACTTACTTGCGATGTTTGTGCATCTGATGATACCAAAAGTTGCTTCTACTCTTGTCTTCAATGTGATTTTATTGTCCATAGAAGATGTATCAACTTGCCACACGTCATACGAATATCTTGTCACAACCACCGTCTTTCTTTTACCAGTTCTCTTCCTTTCGGAAATTCTTGGTTTTGCGGAGTTTGTCGCCGAAAGATGGATGAAAACTATGGATCATATTCTTGCACAAAGAATTGCGCCTATGCAGTGCACACTAACTGTGCTACTTTGCTCGATGTATGGGCTGGTAAAGAACTCAAGGGCCAAGCAGAGCTGGAAGATGACAATATTAAGCCGTCGTTTGAGAAGATGGATGATGGGATTATACGACATTTTAGGCATGCGAACCATCGCATGA
- the LOC108825903 gene encoding uncharacterized protein LOC108825903 isoform X1 — translation MSSLDYRPPSFICLVVKNKADYWFPKKTVGETTYFIIDNSYISDVQYENTSNSHHLQPVLGCNNKEGERSDQYCWACRSYKIENQSFPLYIIQKGMSIPSITFQEKHHLLAMFVHLMIPKVASTLVFNVILLSIEDVSTCHTSYEYLVTTTVFLLPVLFLSEILGFAEFVAERWMKTMDHILAQRIAPMQCTLTVLLCSMYGLVKNSRAKQSWKMTILSRRLRRWMMGLYDILGMRTIA, via the exons ATGAGTTCCCTCGACTACCGTCCTCCTTCTTTCATATGCCTTGTCGTAAAAAACAAAGCAGACTATTGGTTCCCAAAGAAAACCGTTGGGGAGACAACTTATTTCATCATCGACAATTCTTACATCTCTGATGTTCAATACGAGAACACTTCAAATTCTCACCATCTCCAACCGGTTCTTGGATGCAACAATAAAGAAGGCGAACGAAGCGACCAGTACTGCTGGGCTTGTAGAAGTTATAAAATTG AAAACCAGAGTTTTCCACTATACATAATCCAGAAAGGCATGAGCATACCCTCCATTACTTTCCAAGAAAAGCACCACTTACTTGCGATGTTTGTGCATCTGATGATACCAAAAGTTGCTTCTACTCTTGTCTTCAATGTGATTTTATTGTCCATAGAAGATGTATCAACTTGCCACACGTCATACGAATATCTTGTCACAACCACCGTCTTTCTTTTACCAGTTCTCTTCCTTTCGGAAATTCTTGGTTTTGCGGAGTTTGTCGCCGAAAGATGGATGAAAACTATGGATCATATTCTTGCACAAAGAATTGCGCCTATGCAGTGCACACTAACTGTGCTACTTTGCTCGATGTATGGGCTGGTAAAGAACTCAAGGGCCAAGCAGAGCTGGAAGATGACAATATTAAGCCGTCGTTTGAGAAGATGGATGATGGGATTATACGACATTTTAGGCATGCGAACCATCGCATGA
- the LOC108825903 gene encoding uncharacterized protein LOC108825903 isoform X3: MSSLDYRPPSFICLVVKNKADYWFPKKTVGETTYFIIDNSYISDVQYENTSNSHHLQPVLGCNNKEGERSDQYCWACRSYKIVLFLSEILGFAEFVAERWMKTMDHILAQRIAPMQCTLTVLLCSMYGLVKNSRAKQSWKMTILSRRLRRWMMGLYDILGMRTIA, from the exons ATGAGTTCCCTCGACTACCGTCCTCCTTCTTTCATATGCCTTGTCGTAAAAAACAAAGCAGACTATTGGTTCCCAAAGAAAACCGTTGGGGAGACAACTTATTTCATCATCGACAATTCTTACATCTCTGATGTTCAATACGAGAACACTTCAAATTCTCACCATCTCCAACCGGTTCTTGGATGCAACAATAAAGAAGGCGAACGAAGCGACCAGTACTGCTGGGCTTGTAGAAGTTATAAAATTG TTCTCTTCCTTTCGGAAATTCTTGGTTTTGCGGAGTTTGTCGCCGAAAGATGGATGAAAACTATGGATCATATTCTTGCACAAAGAATTGCGCCTATGCAGTGCACACTAACTGTGCTACTTTGCTCGATGTATGGGCTGGTAAAGAACTCAAGGGCCAAGCAGAGCTGGAAGATGACAATATTAAGCCGTCGTTTGAGAAGATGGATGATGGGATTATACGACATTTTAGGCATGCGAACCATCGCATGA
- the LOC108826987 gene encoding LOW QUALITY PROTEIN: uncharacterized protein LOC108826987 (The sequence of the model RefSeq protein was modified relative to this genomic sequence to represent the inferred CDS: inserted 1 base in 1 codon) — protein sequence MSFTSPEFDYRFGFSTIGEHSFADVDNLEHCVKYLNQSLVTYGFSASLDLFATDPVSIARTCNCIYALIQQRQRDVEFRESTNDQRQRLLSDMARLEAKVERLENQLQSKERELGSVTRTEAKNTAALKAQNEKLQKERDEFQRMVIANQQVKTQQLHETKKKEKEYIKLQERLNQVLMEKKKETRSGMEIMNLLQKEGRQRGTWSGKKTDSDFYKKIVDAYEAKNQELVAENTDLRALLRSTQGDMRSFLNANXRQSFDPSQSPLGGKTDVFDLPFRMARGQIEDSLRTKMVSIKERMGQLVDAQKEVTITSEASERELELEAQLVEARSIIQEQESIMSKHLPKTDRRRNSAPHPQSLSGLRG from the exons ATGTCATTCACTTCGCCGGAATTCGATTACAGA ttTGGTTTCTCAACGATCGG GGAGCATAGTTTCGCGGATGTGGATAACCTGGAGCACTGTGTGAAGTACTTGAACCAGAGCTTAGTCACTTACGGATTCTCTGCTTCGCTCGACCTCTTCGCTACCGATCCT GTTTCGATCGCGAGGACTTGTAATTGCATATACGCTTTGATTCAGCAGAGGCAGCGAGATGTGGAGTTCAGAGAATCTACTAATGATCAGAGACAACG ACTTTTATCTGACATGGCGAGACTGGAGGCGAAAGTTGAGAGGCTTGAGAATCAATTGCAATCCAAGGAGAGGGAACTTGGTTCTGTCACAAGAACGGAAGCCAAAAACACAGCCGCTTTAAAGGCGCAGAACGAGAAGCtacagaaagagagagatgagtttCAGCGGATGGTCATTGCTAACCAG cAAGTCAAGACTCAACAATTACatgaaacaaagaagaaagaaaaagagtacaTAAAGCTACAG gaGAGGTTAAACCAAGTGTTGAtggagaaaaagaaggaaacaaGATCAGGCATGGAGATCATGAATCTACTCCAG AAAGAAGGGAGACAACGTGGAACATGGAGCGGGAAGAAAACTGATTCTGATTTCTACAAAAAGATT GTAGATGCATATGAGGCGAAAAATCAAGAACTCGTGGCAGAGAACACTGACTTGAGGGCCCTACTGCGATCCACGCAG GGAGACATGCGTTCCTTTTTGAATGCTA GAAGACAGAGCTTTGACCCGTCTCAGTCTCCTTTGGGCGGGAAGACG GATGTTTTCGACCTACCTTTTCGTATGGCTCGAGGTCAGATAGAAGATAGTTTACGCACTAAGATGGTTTCCATTAAG GAGCGCATGGGTCAGTTAGTAGACGCACAAAAAGAAGTAACAATTACTTCAGAAGCGTCAGAGAGGGAGCTTGAACTTGAAGCGCAACTAGTTGAGGCACGAAGTATAATTCAAGAACAG GAATCTATAATGTCTAAGCATTTGCCAAAGACAGACCGGAGAAGAAACTCAGCTCCTCATCCACAGTCTCTCAGTGGACTTCGTGGCTGA